From a region of the Salvelinus alpinus chromosome 2, SLU_Salpinus.1, whole genome shotgun sequence genome:
- the LOC139565000 gene encoding histone-lysine N-methyltransferase SETD5-like isoform X4 produces MSIVIALGVTTPETSYSDMAAGSDPESVEASPAVNEKNYPNHSCVSAQSHGYRGLPYTDHNYGAPPPPTPPASPLSQTIIPRMELNGVARGPTSRYHDNGRQEENSADSDSSSEEEGAVASWCHCSLTQDGFLIKCESCRGLDRRKGLDGQRRKQENVSVGDSSATESGDEEVSPATVSYTATQHTPTSITLTVNRVKRNKSKKRKKSTEKARGVPKGKKIKAFREGSRKSMRMKNSTTEASAVDETTAEGWESRIRQWTDQYEEATANQYSADVQTLLQLHRAATVTVAAEGVVVGDTTPAATTTSPAQVNASANAMDTINRTELACNNTVLGSQMQLQLGRVTRVQKHRKILRASRDLEPDTLIIEYRGKVMLKQQFEVNGHFFKKPYPFVLFYSKFNDVEMCVDARTFGNDARFIRRSCTPSAEVRHMIADGMIHLCIYAVTQIIKDAEVTIGFDYEFNSCNYKVDCACYKGSQQNCPVLKHNLSPRETLLCHATGSLPPPSQPPAPTGAETRRRKAQRREMEGPGGGKGPFGMSDDSNQPPEESGEVRETLQGNVSLGNSDTEEGLLDGVKLEEGEEEELDENGVLISSRPKRTPSAGGIDEFKQEDLEPVEGSGGNPTGVIAAAHQAGVGISTRRATYVTEPSLAADADKALVCTAPLLAPLAAPPKPPPARSSKPRPKSRISRYRSSSSQRARRQRQALALQQAALEQAVVAEGQEGPLGGPGTELRLGDGALGAGQLLDGEGLSALNKGNLRNLPKTKKYLVTEWLNDKVLDKVVQQEAPTVERQLRITTDPTVLATTLNMLPGLAASPLICTAPKHYVRFGSPFNPERRRRPVSVDATYGSFKKRWIQQAQDESGLCSGGLEDGTESTSSHQSNSSSSTPNPFKAELAAPPKKRRSIYGPEVEAAPPLPGSEEHGLLLRPLSPITPPLPSDQPLPSPASYAALLGCYGDEERRLSNGMAGYSPLPSLPTSRCNTPLQFENISSPEASPVHRPESISPEPCLQPDVDTPRCALQFPNLSSGLDGPVPAMSDDFSLLLATGPPPPDTQGPLTSIVGGAGLLTPLAPGTLSESAQQAREQSFRTEFNLIYTCSPLNANLGNPATTDRRLSQSEGSFSPAESFYSTVSGQGPLAEAGPGSLSPYGEQHYGGGYPDSGTPPHHTSNPPQKKKRANLQTVSLLTGQPGYQAIAVRREYKTVHNMVSLLEYRKRKQGSSRDPEPGGSSLDTRPSSICASAKSPGGLRSFHLQPPASPHSSFSSPTHSSIPQIEEVSPPDNHHNVTTSHAPGPSTQQQSRAQEGTSHWMVPTTVERLREGQGVLERVLRGSLKMDRVLKRTDCSATDKDPDADRYEIQTVPLASPMKSPQRYSSSVYTHQVQPPLSESHQQTVDSPAFLQQSVSSPFRGSYSPSALPPSGQGFYSRLSSLSGLSQDPSQQHQQQPLNPLSSFPNQTTSTADSALCGASRPPGGNLHQPSGSSSMDGSHVYSGGSHLKASLLNSGLSGSPTPGSRAHGNPKTDLGAGAAGNPASHHASRLSQQQASRSLKPGSPGQTVLQAGSRLLASSTGQHYPQRGTPLSQFQHPPIQGSGVRTQSGSF; encoded by the exons ATGAGCATAGTAATCGCGCTGGGAGTCACCACACCAGAAACGTCCTACTCAGATATGGCTGCTGGATCAGA ccctGAGTCAGTGGAAGCAAGCCCTGCCGTGAATGAGAAAAACTACCCCAACCACAGCTGTGTGAGTGCACAGAGTCATGGGTATCGGGGACTACCATATACT GATCACAACTATGGCGcgccccctccccccaccccacccgCCTCCCCGCTCTCCCAAACCATCATCCCCCGCATGGAGCTCAACGGCGTGGCACGCGGCCCTACCTCCCGCTACCATGACAACGGCCGCCAGGAGGAGAACTCTGCTGACAGCGACAGCTCGTCGGAGGAAGAAGGGGCCGTGGCCAGCTGGTGCCACTGCAGCCTGACTCAGGATGGCTTCCTCATAAAGTGCGAGAGCTGCAG GGGGCTAGACAGGAGGAAAGGACTGGATGGCCAACGCCGGAAACAAGAAAATGTATCAG TGGGCGATAGCAGCGCCACAGAGAGTGGCGACGAGGAAGTGTCGCCCGCCACGGTGTCCTACACAGCAACGCAGCACACGCCCACCAGCATCACGCTCACAGTCAACCGCGTCAAGCGGAACAAGtccaagaagaggaagaagagcacGGAGAAGGCCCGCGGAGTGCCCAAGGGCAAAAAAATAAAG GCCTTCAGAGAGGGTTCTAGAAAGTCCATGAGGATGAAG aaCTCCACTACGGAGGCCAGCGCAGTGGACGAGACCACAGCGGAGGGCTGGGAGAGCCGCATTCGCCAGTGGACGGACCAGTACGAGGAGGCCACGGCCAACCAGTACAGTGCTGACGTCCAGACACTGCTCCAGCTGCACCGCGCCGCCACCGTTACTGTTGCTGCCGAGGGCGTGGTAGTGGGCGATACAACGCCAGCGGCAACGACGACCTCACCGGCCCAGGTCAACGCCTCGGCCAATGCCATGGACACAATTAACCGAACGGAGCTGGCGTGCAACAACACGGTGCTTGGCTCTCAGATGCAGTTACAACTGGGGCGGGTGACACGTGTGCAGAAGCACCGGAAGATCCTGCGTGCGTCAAGGGATCTAGAGCCAGACACCCTGATCATCGAGTACCGGGGCAAGGTCATGCTCAAACAGCAGTTTGAGGTCAACGGACACTTCTTCAAAAA GCCCTACCCTTTCGTGCTGTTCTACTCCAAGTTCAACGATGTGGAGATGTGCGTGGACGCGCGGACATTTGGGAATGACGCACGCTTCATCCGGAGGTCCTGTACACCCAGCGCAGAG GTTCGGCATATGATCGCCGATGGCATGATCCACCTCTGTATCTACGCCGTCACGCAAATCATCAAGGATGCCGAGGTCACCATCGGCTTTGACTACGAGTTCAATAGCTG TAACTACAAGGTGGACTGTGCCTGCTACAAGGGCAGCCAGCAGAACTGCCCCGTGCTGAAGCACAACCTGAGCCCGCGCGAAACCCTGCTCTGCCACGCCACAGGGTCGTTGCCCCCGCCCTCCCAACCCCCGGCACCCACGGGGGCCGAGACGCGGCGGCGGAAGGCCCagcggagagagatggaggggccaGGTGGCGGCAAGGGACCATTCGGGATGTCAGATGACAGTAACCAGCCGCCCGAGGAGAGTGGCGAGGTCCGGGAGACGCTGCAGGGCAACGTCAGCCTGGGCAACAGTGACACAGAG GAGGGACTCCTAGATGGGGTGAagttggaggaaggagaggaggaagagctgGACGAGAACGGAGTCCTCATCTCCAGTAGACCG aaGAGGACGCCCAGCGCAGGGGGCATAGACGAGTTTAAACAGGAGGACCTGGAGCCTGTAGAGGGGAGCGGAGGGAACCCCACGGGGGTTATCGCCGCGGCCCACCAAGCAGGGGTGGGGATAAGCACCCGCCGTGCCACCTACGTCACC gaaccCTCCTTAGCAGCCGACGCAGACAAGGCCCTGGTGTGTACTGCACCCCTCCTGGCCCCTCTCGCGGCGCCCCCCAAGCCTCCCCCGGCCCGCTCCTCCAAGCCACGGCCCAAGAGCCGCATCTCACGCTACCGCTCCAGCTCGTCGCAGCGAGCCCGCCGCCAGCGGCAGGCCCTGGCCCTGCAGCAGGCGGCCCTGGAGCAGGCGGTGGTGGCCGAGGGGCAGGAGGGTCCCCTGGGGGGACCCGGGACAGAGCTGAGGCTGGGGGACGGAGCATTGGGAGCTGGGCAACTACTTGACGGAGAAGGCCTGAGTGCTCTGAACAAGGGCAACCTTCGCAACCTGCCTAAGACTAAGAAG taTCTGGTGACGGAGTGGCTGAACGACAAAGTGCTGGACAAGGTAGTCCAGCAGGAGGCGCCCACGGTGGAGCGGCAACTGCGCATCACCACCGACCCCACGGTGCTGGCGACTACGCTCAACATGCTGCCGGGGCTTGCGGCCTCGCCGCTCATCTGCACAGCGCCCAAACACTACGTGCGCTTCGGCTCGCCTTTCAACCCTGAGCGCCGGCGCCGGCCCGTCAGTGTGGACGCCACCTACGGCTCCTTCAAGAAG AGATGGATCCAACAAGCCCAGGATGAGAGCGGGCTCTGCTCGGGAGGCCTGGAGGACGGCACCGAGTCCACCTCCTCCCACCAAAGTAACAGCAGCAGCTCCACCCCCAACCCTTTCAAAGCCG AACTGGCGGCGCCCCCCAAGAAGCGGCGGTCCATATATGGCCCGGAGGTGGAGGCAGCGCCGCCTCTGCCCGGCTCAGAAGAACACGGTCTGCTGCTGCGGCCCCTGTCGCCTATCACTCCCCCGCTGCCGTCGGACCAACCCCTGCCCAGCCCCGCCTCCTACGCCGCGCTGCTGGGTTGCTACGGCGACGAGGAGCGCCGGCTGTCCAACGGCATGGCTGGCTACTCGCCACTGCCCTCGCTGCCAACCAGCCGCTGCAACACGCCACTGCAGTTTGAG AACATATCATCTCCAGAGGCCTCTCCTGTGCACAGGCCAGAGTCCATCTCTCCAGAG CCGTGTCTGCAACCGGACGTTGACACACCGCGCTGCGCCCTGCAGTTCCCCAACCTGTCCTCGGGCCTCGATGGCCCTGTGCCCGCCATGTCAGACGACTTCTCTCTCCTCTTGGCAACGGGGCCCCCTCCCCCCGACACGCAGGGGCCGCTGACCTCCATAGTGGGCGGGGCAGGCCTTCTCACTCCCCTGGCGCCAGGCACCTTGTCCGAGTCGGCCCAGCAGGCCAGAGAGCAGAGCTTCAGGACTGAGTTCAACCTCATCTATACCTGCTCCCCGCTCAACGCCAACCTGGGCAACCCCGCCACCACCGACAGGCGCCTCAGCCAATCGGAGGGCAGCTTCTCCCCGGCCGAGTCCTTCTACAGCACCGTGAGTGGCCAAGGGCCTCTGGCGGAGGCAGGGCCTGGCTCTCTGTCGCCCTACGGCGAGCAGCACTATGGCGGGGGCTACCCAGACAGCGGCACCCCTCCCCACCACACCAGTAACCCACCGCAGAAAAAGAAG AGGGCCAACCTGCAAACCGTTAGTCTGCTGACAGGACAGCCAGGTTACCAGGCTATAGCAGTAAGACGTGAATACAAGACAGTACACAATATG GTGTCTCTGCTGGAGTACCGTAAGAGAAAGCAGGGGAGCAGCAGGGACCCAGAGCCCGGGGGTAGCTCCCTGGACACCCGCCCCAGCTCCATCTGTGCCAGCGCCAAGTCCCCCGGAGGCCTCCGTTCCTTCCACCTGCAGCCCCCAGCCTCCCCCCACagctccttctcctcccccacccACTCCTCCATCCCCCAGATAGAGGAGGTGAGCCCCCCAGATAACCACCACAACGTCACCACCTCCCACGCCCCTGGACCGTCAACACAGCAACAGTCCAGGGCTCAGGAAGGCACCAGCCACTG GATGGTGCCCACGACAGTTGAGCGGCTGAGGGAGGGCCAGGGTGTCTTAGAGCGGGTACTGAGGGGCTCCCTCAAGATGGACCGTGTGCTGAAGAGAACGGACTGCTCGGCTACAGACAAGGACCCTG ATGCAGACCGGTATGAGATCCAGACGGTACCCCTGGCCTCTCCCATGAAAAGCCCACAGAGATACAGCTCGTCTGTCTACACACACCAG GTGCAGCCCCCCTTATCGGAGAGCCACCAGCAGACAGTGGACAGTCCAGCCTTCCTTCAGCAGAGCGTGTCCTCTCCATTCCGTGGTTCCTACAGCCCCTCGGCTCTCCCTCCCTCAGGCCAGGGCTTCTACTCTCGcctgtcctccctctccggcCTGTCTCAAGACCCCTCGCAGCAGCATCAACAACAGCCCCTCAACCCCCTGTCCTCCTTCCCCAACCAAACCACCTCCACTGCAGACTCGGCGCTGTGTGGGGCCTCCAGACCGCCAGGAGGCAACCTGCACCAGCCGAGCGGCAGCAGCAGTATGGACGGGTCCCACGTGTACAGTGGCGGGAGCCACCTAAAAGCCAGCCTCTTGAACAGCGGGTTGTCAGGGTCTCCCACCCCTGGCTCCAGGGCTCACGGCAACCCTAAAACAGACTTGGGCGCCGGTGCTGCGGGGAACCCGGCGTCCCACCACGCCTCCAGACTGAGCCAGCAGCAGGCGTCCCGGAGCCTGAAACCAGGCAGCCCCGGGCAGACAGTGCTGCAGGCCGGCTCCAGGCTCCTGGCGTCCTCCACCGGCCAACACTACCCACAGCGCGGGACACCCCTCAGTCAGTTCCAGCACCCACCCATACAGGGGTCAGGAGTAAGGACACAGTCAGGAAGCTtttag
- the LOC139565000 gene encoding histone-lysine N-methyltransferase SETD5-like isoform X6, with the protein MSIVIALGVTTPETSYSDMAAGSDPESVEASPAVNEKNYPNHSCVSAQSHGYRGLPYTDHNYGAPPPPTPPASPLSQTIIPRMELNGVARGPTSRYHDNGRQEENSADSDSSSEEEGAVASWCHCSLTQDGFLIKCESCRGLDRRKGLDGQRRKQENVSVGDSSATESGDEEVSPATVSYTATQHTPTSITLTVNRVKRNKSKKRKKSTEKARGVPKGKKIKAFREGSRKSMRMKNSTTEASAVDETTAEGWESRIRQWTDQYEEATANQYSADVQTLLQLHRAATVTVAAEGVVVGDTTPAATTTSPAQVNASANAMDTINRTELACNNTVLGSQMQLQLGRVTRVQKHRKILRASRDLEPDTLIIEYRGKVMLKQQFEVNGHFFKKPYPFVLFYSKFNDVEMCVDARTFGNDARFIRRSCTPSAEVRHMIADGMIHLCIYAVTQIIKDAEVTIGFDYEFNSCNYKVDCACYKGSQQNCPVLKHNLSPRETLLCHATGSLPPPSQPPAPTGAETRRRKAQRREMEGPGGGKGPFGMSDDSNQPPEESGEVRETLQGNVSLGNSDTEEGLLDGVKLEEGEEEELDENGVLISSRPKRTPSAGGIDEFKQEDLEPVEGSGGNPTGVIAAAHQAGVGISTRRATYVTEPSLAADADKALVCTAPLLAPLAAPPKPPPARSSKPRPKSRISRYRSSSSQRARRQRQALALQQAALEQAVVAEGQEGPLGGPGTELRLGDGALGAGQLLDGEGLSALNKGNLRNLPKTKKYLVTEWLNDKVLDKVVQQEAPTVERQLRITTDPTVLATTLNMLPGLAASPLICTAPKHYVRFGSPFNPERRRRPVSVDATYGSFKKRWIQQAQDESGLCSGGLEDGTESTSSHQSNSSSSTPNPFKAELAAPPKKRRSIYGPEVEAAPPLPGSEEHGLLLRPLSPITPPLPSDQPLPSPASYAALLGCYGDEERRLSNGMAGYSPLPSLPTSRCNTPLQFENISSPEASPVHRPESISPEPCLQPDVDTPRCALQFPNLSSGLDGPVPAMSDDFSLLLATGPPPPDTQGPLTSIVGGAGLLTPLAPGTLSESAQQAREQSFRTEFNLIYTCSPLNANLGNPATTDRRLSQSEGSFSPAESFYSTVSGQGPLAEAGPGSLSPYGEQHYGGGYPDSGTPPHHTSNPPQKKKVSLLEYRKRKQGSSRDPEPGGSSLDTRPSSICASAKSPGGLRSFHLQPPASPHSSFSSPTHSSIPQIEEVSPPDNHHNVTTSHAPGPSTQQQSRAQEGTSHWMVPTTVERLREGQGVLERVLRGSLKMDRVLKRTDCSATDKDPDADRYEIQTVPLASPMKSPQRYSSSVYTHQVQPPLSESHQQTVDSPAFLQQSVSSPFRGSYSPSALPPSGQGFYSRLSSLSGLSQDPSQQHQQQPLNPLSSFPNQTTSTADSALCGASRPPGGNLHQPSGSSSMDGSHVYSGGSHLKASLLNSGLSGSPTPGSRAHGNPKTDLGAGAAGNPASHHASRLSQQQASRSLKPGSPGQTVLQAGSRLLASSTGQHYPQRGTPLSQFQHPPIQGSGVRTQSGSF; encoded by the exons ATGAGCATAGTAATCGCGCTGGGAGTCACCACACCAGAAACGTCCTACTCAGATATGGCTGCTGGATCAGA ccctGAGTCAGTGGAAGCAAGCCCTGCCGTGAATGAGAAAAACTACCCCAACCACAGCTGTGTGAGTGCACAGAGTCATGGGTATCGGGGACTACCATATACT GATCACAACTATGGCGcgccccctccccccaccccacccgCCTCCCCGCTCTCCCAAACCATCATCCCCCGCATGGAGCTCAACGGCGTGGCACGCGGCCCTACCTCCCGCTACCATGACAACGGCCGCCAGGAGGAGAACTCTGCTGACAGCGACAGCTCGTCGGAGGAAGAAGGGGCCGTGGCCAGCTGGTGCCACTGCAGCCTGACTCAGGATGGCTTCCTCATAAAGTGCGAGAGCTGCAG GGGGCTAGACAGGAGGAAAGGACTGGATGGCCAACGCCGGAAACAAGAAAATGTATCAG TGGGCGATAGCAGCGCCACAGAGAGTGGCGACGAGGAAGTGTCGCCCGCCACGGTGTCCTACACAGCAACGCAGCACACGCCCACCAGCATCACGCTCACAGTCAACCGCGTCAAGCGGAACAAGtccaagaagaggaagaagagcacGGAGAAGGCCCGCGGAGTGCCCAAGGGCAAAAAAATAAAG GCCTTCAGAGAGGGTTCTAGAAAGTCCATGAGGATGAAG aaCTCCACTACGGAGGCCAGCGCAGTGGACGAGACCACAGCGGAGGGCTGGGAGAGCCGCATTCGCCAGTGGACGGACCAGTACGAGGAGGCCACGGCCAACCAGTACAGTGCTGACGTCCAGACACTGCTCCAGCTGCACCGCGCCGCCACCGTTACTGTTGCTGCCGAGGGCGTGGTAGTGGGCGATACAACGCCAGCGGCAACGACGACCTCACCGGCCCAGGTCAACGCCTCGGCCAATGCCATGGACACAATTAACCGAACGGAGCTGGCGTGCAACAACACGGTGCTTGGCTCTCAGATGCAGTTACAACTGGGGCGGGTGACACGTGTGCAGAAGCACCGGAAGATCCTGCGTGCGTCAAGGGATCTAGAGCCAGACACCCTGATCATCGAGTACCGGGGCAAGGTCATGCTCAAACAGCAGTTTGAGGTCAACGGACACTTCTTCAAAAA GCCCTACCCTTTCGTGCTGTTCTACTCCAAGTTCAACGATGTGGAGATGTGCGTGGACGCGCGGACATTTGGGAATGACGCACGCTTCATCCGGAGGTCCTGTACACCCAGCGCAGAG GTTCGGCATATGATCGCCGATGGCATGATCCACCTCTGTATCTACGCCGTCACGCAAATCATCAAGGATGCCGAGGTCACCATCGGCTTTGACTACGAGTTCAATAGCTG TAACTACAAGGTGGACTGTGCCTGCTACAAGGGCAGCCAGCAGAACTGCCCCGTGCTGAAGCACAACCTGAGCCCGCGCGAAACCCTGCTCTGCCACGCCACAGGGTCGTTGCCCCCGCCCTCCCAACCCCCGGCACCCACGGGGGCCGAGACGCGGCGGCGGAAGGCCCagcggagagagatggaggggccaGGTGGCGGCAAGGGACCATTCGGGATGTCAGATGACAGTAACCAGCCGCCCGAGGAGAGTGGCGAGGTCCGGGAGACGCTGCAGGGCAACGTCAGCCTGGGCAACAGTGACACAGAG GAGGGACTCCTAGATGGGGTGAagttggaggaaggagaggaggaagagctgGACGAGAACGGAGTCCTCATCTCCAGTAGACCG aaGAGGACGCCCAGCGCAGGGGGCATAGACGAGTTTAAACAGGAGGACCTGGAGCCTGTAGAGGGGAGCGGAGGGAACCCCACGGGGGTTATCGCCGCGGCCCACCAAGCAGGGGTGGGGATAAGCACCCGCCGTGCCACCTACGTCACC gaaccCTCCTTAGCAGCCGACGCAGACAAGGCCCTGGTGTGTACTGCACCCCTCCTGGCCCCTCTCGCGGCGCCCCCCAAGCCTCCCCCGGCCCGCTCCTCCAAGCCACGGCCCAAGAGCCGCATCTCACGCTACCGCTCCAGCTCGTCGCAGCGAGCCCGCCGCCAGCGGCAGGCCCTGGCCCTGCAGCAGGCGGCCCTGGAGCAGGCGGTGGTGGCCGAGGGGCAGGAGGGTCCCCTGGGGGGACCCGGGACAGAGCTGAGGCTGGGGGACGGAGCATTGGGAGCTGGGCAACTACTTGACGGAGAAGGCCTGAGTGCTCTGAACAAGGGCAACCTTCGCAACCTGCCTAAGACTAAGAAG taTCTGGTGACGGAGTGGCTGAACGACAAAGTGCTGGACAAGGTAGTCCAGCAGGAGGCGCCCACGGTGGAGCGGCAACTGCGCATCACCACCGACCCCACGGTGCTGGCGACTACGCTCAACATGCTGCCGGGGCTTGCGGCCTCGCCGCTCATCTGCACAGCGCCCAAACACTACGTGCGCTTCGGCTCGCCTTTCAACCCTGAGCGCCGGCGCCGGCCCGTCAGTGTGGACGCCACCTACGGCTCCTTCAAGAAG AGATGGATCCAACAAGCCCAGGATGAGAGCGGGCTCTGCTCGGGAGGCCTGGAGGACGGCACCGAGTCCACCTCCTCCCACCAAAGTAACAGCAGCAGCTCCACCCCCAACCCTTTCAAAGCCG AACTGGCGGCGCCCCCCAAGAAGCGGCGGTCCATATATGGCCCGGAGGTGGAGGCAGCGCCGCCTCTGCCCGGCTCAGAAGAACACGGTCTGCTGCTGCGGCCCCTGTCGCCTATCACTCCCCCGCTGCCGTCGGACCAACCCCTGCCCAGCCCCGCCTCCTACGCCGCGCTGCTGGGTTGCTACGGCGACGAGGAGCGCCGGCTGTCCAACGGCATGGCTGGCTACTCGCCACTGCCCTCGCTGCCAACCAGCCGCTGCAACACGCCACTGCAGTTTGAG AACATATCATCTCCAGAGGCCTCTCCTGTGCACAGGCCAGAGTCCATCTCTCCAGAG CCGTGTCTGCAACCGGACGTTGACACACCGCGCTGCGCCCTGCAGTTCCCCAACCTGTCCTCGGGCCTCGATGGCCCTGTGCCCGCCATGTCAGACGACTTCTCTCTCCTCTTGGCAACGGGGCCCCCTCCCCCCGACACGCAGGGGCCGCTGACCTCCATAGTGGGCGGGGCAGGCCTTCTCACTCCCCTGGCGCCAGGCACCTTGTCCGAGTCGGCCCAGCAGGCCAGAGAGCAGAGCTTCAGGACTGAGTTCAACCTCATCTATACCTGCTCCCCGCTCAACGCCAACCTGGGCAACCCCGCCACCACCGACAGGCGCCTCAGCCAATCGGAGGGCAGCTTCTCCCCGGCCGAGTCCTTCTACAGCACCGTGAGTGGCCAAGGGCCTCTGGCGGAGGCAGGGCCTGGCTCTCTGTCGCCCTACGGCGAGCAGCACTATGGCGGGGGCTACCCAGACAGCGGCACCCCTCCCCACCACACCAGTAACCCACCGCAGAAAAAGAAG GTGTCTCTGCTGGAGTACCGTAAGAGAAAGCAGGGGAGCAGCAGGGACCCAGAGCCCGGGGGTAGCTCCCTGGACACCCGCCCCAGCTCCATCTGTGCCAGCGCCAAGTCCCCCGGAGGCCTCCGTTCCTTCCACCTGCAGCCCCCAGCCTCCCCCCACagctccttctcctcccccacccACTCCTCCATCCCCCAGATAGAGGAGGTGAGCCCCCCAGATAACCACCACAACGTCACCACCTCCCACGCCCCTGGACCGTCAACACAGCAACAGTCCAGGGCTCAGGAAGGCACCAGCCACTG GATGGTGCCCACGACAGTTGAGCGGCTGAGGGAGGGCCAGGGTGTCTTAGAGCGGGTACTGAGGGGCTCCCTCAAGATGGACCGTGTGCTGAAGAGAACGGACTGCTCGGCTACAGACAAGGACCCTG ATGCAGACCGGTATGAGATCCAGACGGTACCCCTGGCCTCTCCCATGAAAAGCCCACAGAGATACAGCTCGTCTGTCTACACACACCAG GTGCAGCCCCCCTTATCGGAGAGCCACCAGCAGACAGTGGACAGTCCAGCCTTCCTTCAGCAGAGCGTGTCCTCTCCATTCCGTGGTTCCTACAGCCCCTCGGCTCTCCCTCCCTCAGGCCAGGGCTTCTACTCTCGcctgtcctccctctccggcCTGTCTCAAGACCCCTCGCAGCAGCATCAACAACAGCCCCTCAACCCCCTGTCCTCCTTCCCCAACCAAACCACCTCCACTGCAGACTCGGCGCTGTGTGGGGCCTCCAGACCGCCAGGAGGCAACCTGCACCAGCCGAGCGGCAGCAGCAGTATGGACGGGTCCCACGTGTACAGTGGCGGGAGCCACCTAAAAGCCAGCCTCTTGAACAGCGGGTTGTCAGGGTCTCCCACCCCTGGCTCCAGGGCTCACGGCAACCCTAAAACAGACTTGGGCGCCGGTGCTGCGGGGAACCCGGCGTCCCACCACGCCTCCAGACTGAGCCAGCAGCAGGCGTCCCGGAGCCTGAAACCAGGCAGCCCCGGGCAGACAGTGCTGCAGGCCGGCTCCAGGCTCCTGGCGTCCTCCACCGGCCAACACTACCCACAGCGCGGGACACCCCTCAGTCAGTTCCAGCACCCACCCATACAGGGGTCAGGAGTAAGGACACAGTCAGGAAGCTtttag